A window of Rhinatrema bivittatum chromosome 2, aRhiBiv1.1, whole genome shotgun sequence contains these coding sequences:
- the PEX2 gene encoding peroxisome biogenesis factor 2, with translation MTSKEEHFANVTPVLRISQLDALELNKALEQLVWSQFTQCFHGFKPGLLARFEPEVKAFLCIFLWRFTVYSKNATVGQSVLNIQYKNDLSQIQKYYPLSKQQKLWYVIFTVGGRWLEDRYYDLFSSHSLGSAFHKTKYFINITAGLLKLCGLLNFLVFLQKGRFASLTERILRIRSVFCKPQDVRQVGFEYMNRELLWHGFAEFLVFLLPLINFQKLKIRLISWLKPVDGLPICDASLAVQGKECSLCGEWPTMPHTIGCNHVFCYYCIKSNYLFDMFFTCPRCGSEVQNLQPLKSKIEMIETHAL, from the coding sequence ATGACTTCCAAAGAAGAACATTTTGCAAACGTGACCCCTGTCCTGAGAATAAGTCAGCTGGATGCTCTTGAATTAAACAAGGCACTCGAACAACTAGTTTggtcccagttcacccagtgcttTCATGGGTTTAAACCAGGGCTTTTAGCCCGCTTTGAACCAGAAGTCAAAGCATTTTTGTGTATTTTCTTATGGAGGTTCACAGTCTACTCCAAGAATGCAACTGTTGGACAATCTGTTTTGAATATACAGTATAAAAATGACCTTTCTCAGATTCAGAAATACTACCCCTTGAGTAAACAACAAAAATTATGGTATGTGATTTTCACAGTGGGTGGAAGATGGCTGGAAGACAGATATTATGATTTATTCAGTAGCCATTCATTAGGCTCAGCTTTCCACAAAACCAAGTATTTCATTAATATTACAGCTGGACTTTTGAAATTATGTGGACTACTGAATTTCTTGGTCTTTCTTCAGAAAGGAAGATTTGCATCATTAACAGAACGCATTTTAAGAATTCGATCCGTTTTCTGTAAGCCTCAGGATGTTCGTCAAGTGGGATTTGAATACATGAACAGGGAGCTTTTATGGCATGGTTTTGCTGAATTTCTTGTATTTCTTTTGCCTCTTATTAACTTTCAAAAACTCAAGATCAGACTGATTTCTTGGCTTAAGCCTGTTGATGGTCTTCCTATTTGTGATGCCTCATTGGCTGTCCAAGGCAAGGAATGTTCTTTGTGTGGAGAGTGGCCTACCATGCCTCACACTATTGGTTGCAATCATGTTTTCTGCTATTACTGTATTAAAAGTAACTACTTGTTTGATATGTTCTTCACTTGTCCTAGGTGTGGCTCAGAAGTACAAAATCTACAGCCACTGAAATCAAAAATTGAAATGATAGAAACGCACGCACTCTAG